From a region of the Bacteroidia bacterium genome:
- a CDS encoding PorP/SprF family type IX secretion system membrane protein, translated as MKISIASLLIFATLVLPAQQMPYFTQVRTNAVFFNPAVLGTKRLIDLRFNYRNQWVGFDGQPKTQGFNLNSRLYKGKMGAGIQYWTDITGPTERDLFSVGYAYHFRYPDIEMSLGVSANFYKYFINGAAITIRNSQDKTIDRSILADDRFFDMNAGFLLYNDRFHVGLCAQNLIQQSAEFYDGVPDSVKGAIIKMVPHPFFTVGYNWAGHPDFVWENTFNAGYITGATITMDYSLRIFIRNKMIGGASYRLKDAVALHAGFILLDQCQIVYSYDIGMSALRKAHQNTHEISLVWSSDLEFIFGKRRGNNAFAREKFQYMF; from the coding sequence ATGAAGATTAGTATTGCATCTCTCCTGATTTTTGCCACGCTGGTTCTTCCTGCGCAGCAGATGCCCTACTTCACTCAGGTACGTACCAACGCGGTGTTTTTTAATCCGGCAGTGCTGGGCACAAAACGGCTGATTGATCTTCGCTTCAATTACCGGAACCAGTGGGTGGGTTTTGATGGGCAACCTAAAACCCAGGGCTTTAATCTGAATTCGCGCCTGTACAAGGGAAAAATGGGAGCCGGTATTCAATACTGGACCGACATAACCGGACCAACTGAAAGGGATCTGTTCAGTGTGGGGTATGCCTATCATTTTCGCTACCCGGATATTGAAATGTCGCTTGGAGTAAGTGCTAATTTCTACAAATATTTCATCAATGGAGCCGCAATAACCATCCGCAATTCGCAGGATAAGACCATTGACCGCAGCATCCTGGCCGATGACCGTTTCTTTGACATGAATGCCGGATTTTTGTTATACAACGATCGCTTTCATGTCGGACTCTGCGCTCAGAATCTCATTCAGCAGTCGGCCGAATTTTACGATGGGGTTCCGGATTCCGTTAAAGGAGCGATTATAAAAATGGTTCCGCATCCGTTTTTCACCGTAGGATACAATTGGGCCGGGCACCCGGACTTTGTCTGGGAAAACACCTTTAATGCCGGCTATATTACCGGGGCAACCATCACGATGGATTATTCCCTGCGCATTTTTATCCGCAACAAAATGATCGGCGGCGCCAGCTACCGGCTAAAGGATGCCGTGGCGCTTCACGCAGGATTCATCCTGCTGGATCAATGCCAGATAGTCTATTCATATGACATTGGGATGTCGGCTTTACGGAAAGCACATCAAAATACGCATGAAATTTCGCTGGTATGGAGTTCCGACCTGGAATTTATTTTTGGAAAACGCAGGGGGAATAATGCTTTCGCACGGGAAAAGTTTCAGTACATGTTTTGA
- a CDS encoding tetratricopeptide repeat protein, whose amino-acid sequence MNFRFHIFIYVLLSVPALLNAQKRTVDSLLQVLETAPDREKIRIYLKLSNTVMQGKPTRGVYYAKEALYLARQFKDDSARANAWHSTGTAYIYFPDYYEASIYLDSALQMRTSLNDTLGCAKTLNNLGLANFNEGEYRKAIDFYSRSIEKRKQSGDLKGIVNSLMGIGNSYRSIGEFEEAYKYFNEGLHYAEQLKDDDQIATAYINIAILYSDQKRYSEALVYQLDALEIKQKSGSKKSIASALSNVGTTYMNLKNYGEALHFLLQSLKIREEINDQKGMGTTCNNIAELFLAMGEYKKAQEYCERSLQIREDMGDRPGIASTLSNLATIYEKLGRIQDAINTLEHSREIFEELESKTLLVSAYKALSALYAKQNNYKLAWEYQVKYADLNDTLFQEDTFRQMAELQTKYDSEKQKKQLELLEKDNQLKEQKARNTWYLLMAFGIAALIIGYILYTRYKLKQKANEKLSQAYREIEEKNKDITDSIIYAKRIQEAVLPSDEQVKTAMPDSFVLYKPKDIVSGDFYWIEKVKALSIFAAVDCTGHGVPGAFLSMVGNSLLNQMVFERGLTQPAEILNNLNAALQETLLKGVEGQEVKDGMDVALCAYDPASRTLQFAAAFNPMFIARCKNGKYEMEEVKADKISIGISDSAEKQHFRDYATVLHPGDCVYIFTDGFADQFGGQEGKKFKYGRFKEILRQIAEFPAPQQKAKLHKEFEEWKMGYDQVDDVLIIGFKV is encoded by the coding sequence ATGAATTTCAGGTTTCATATTTTCATTTACGTTCTGCTGTCTGTGCCGGCCCTGCTGAATGCACAGAAAAGAACCGTGGACTCTCTCCTGCAGGTGCTCGAAACCGCGCCAGACAGGGAGAAAATCAGGATCTACCTCAAACTCTCCAATACGGTAATGCAGGGCAAACCCACCCGGGGTGTTTATTATGCCAAGGAAGCGCTATACCTTGCCCGCCAGTTTAAGGATGATTCTGCCCGTGCCAATGCCTGGCATTCTACAGGAACCGCTTACATCTACTTTCCGGATTATTATGAGGCTTCCATTTACCTCGATTCCGCCCTGCAGATGCGCACTTCGCTTAACGATACCCTTGGATGCGCCAAAACCCTGAATAACCTCGGGCTCGCCAACTTTAATGAAGGCGAATACCGCAAGGCCATTGATTTCTACTCCCGCTCTATTGAAAAAAGAAAGCAAAGCGGAGACCTGAAAGGAATCGTGAACTCGCTGATGGGTATCGGGAACAGCTATCGCTCCATCGGCGAATTTGAAGAGGCCTATAAATATTTCAATGAAGGCCTGCATTACGCGGAGCAGTTAAAAGACGACGATCAGATCGCAACGGCCTATATCAACATTGCCATCCTCTACTCTGACCAGAAACGCTATAGCGAAGCCCTGGTGTATCAGCTGGACGCCCTGGAAATCAAACAGAAATCAGGAAGCAAAAAAAGTATTGCCAGCGCCCTGAGCAATGTGGGCACCACCTACATGAACCTCAAGAATTATGGAGAGGCACTCCATTTTCTCCTGCAGTCGTTAAAGATCAGAGAAGAAATTAACGATCAGAAAGGAATGGGTACCACCTGCAACAATATCGCCGAATTGTTTCTTGCGATGGGAGAATATAAAAAAGCCCAGGAATATTGCGAGCGCTCCTTACAGATCCGGGAGGACATGGGCGACCGGCCGGGCATTGCTTCAACGCTGTCCAATCTGGCCACTATATATGAAAAACTGGGAAGAATTCAGGATGCCATTAACACCCTTGAACACAGCAGAGAGATCTTTGAAGAACTGGAATCAAAAACACTGCTCGTCTCCGCTTATAAAGCCCTTTCTGCACTTTATGCTAAACAAAACAATTACAAACTGGCCTGGGAATACCAGGTGAAGTATGCTGACCTGAATGACACACTTTTTCAGGAAGACACTTTCCGCCAGATGGCAGAGCTGCAAACAAAGTACGATTCAGAAAAACAAAAAAAGCAACTGGAACTGCTGGAAAAGGACAACCAGCTCAAGGAACAAAAAGCCAGAAACACATGGTATCTTCTGATGGCGTTCGGAATTGCCGCCCTGATCATTGGATACATCCTGTACACACGCTATAAACTCAAGCAAAAAGCGAACGAAAAACTTTCGCAGGCCTACCGTGAAATCGAGGAAAAAAACAAAGACATCACGGACAGTATCATCTATGCCAAGCGCATCCAGGAGGCCGTCCTTCCTTCCGACGAGCAGGTGAAGACGGCCATGCCCGACAGCTTTGTGCTGTACAAACCAAAAGATATTGTGAGCGGTGATTTTTACTGGATTGAAAAGGTGAAAGCACTCAGCATATTCGCGGCTGTGGACTGTACGGGACATGGCGTACCGGGTGCCTTTTTAAGTATGGTGGGAAATTCGCTTCTCAATCAAATGGTCTTTGAACGCGGCCTCACCCAACCCGCTGAAATCCTGAACAACCTGAACGCCGCACTTCAGGAAACACTGCTGAAGGGTGTGGAAGGACAAGAAGTGAAAGATGGGATGGACGTGGCGTTATGCGCATATGATCCGGCTTCACGAACCCTCCAGTTCGCCGCTGCTTTCAATCCCATGTTTATCGCCCGATGCAAGAACGGAAAGTATGAGATGGAAGAGGTAAAAGCCGATAAAATCTCTATCGGCATATCAGATTCCGCAGAAAAGCAGCACTTTCGGGATTATGCTACGGTGCTGCACCCCGGCGATTGTGTGTATATTTTTACGGACGGATTCGCGGATCAGTTTGGCGGACAGGAAGGAAAGAAGTTTAAATATGGCCGCTTCAAAGAAATCCTGCGACAAATCGCTGAGTTTCCCGCCCCGCAGCAGAAGGCCAAACTTCATAAAGAGTTTGAAGAAT
- a CDS encoding DUF3108 domain-containing protein, with amino-acid sequence MKPEIHQKAGLKGTKKACSNFMPCCAFRNGISPASVYLTMRWLILLVFPFFLSGTDPECPIEVNAFEAGERLDYRVMYNWGVIWVEAGYASFTTELGTYDGKPAYHFVGRGRTYDKYDFIYKVRDYYDSYADTATLKPYRYRRDINEGGRVMYEDARFSHKKNKVYTMVRKEKEVRVDSVTFGSCVVDVMTAIYYARCMDFNKYKVNDTIPLNLYLENQTHSVFIRYLGKEEKQIGKLGKIKCIKFSPLLIEGTIFSGGEGMTVWATDDHRKIPVYVETPILVGKVKVMISKKP; translated from the coding sequence ATGAAACCTGAAATTCATCAAAAGGCCGGGCTTAAAGGTACCAAAAAGGCCTGTTCCAATTTCATGCCATGTTGCGCCTTCAGGAACGGCATTTCTCCGGCTTCCGTATATTTGACCATGCGCTGGTTGATCCTCCTGGTCTTCCCTTTCTTTCTTTCCGGTACCGACCCCGAATGCCCGATAGAAGTCAATGCTTTTGAGGCTGGAGAACGGCTCGATTACCGGGTCATGTATAACTGGGGAGTCATCTGGGTGGAAGCCGGTTATGCCTCATTCACCACGGAGTTGGGTACATACGATGGGAAACCTGCATATCACTTCGTAGGAAGGGGTAGAACGTATGACAAGTATGACTTTATATATAAAGTACGGGATTATTACGACAGCTATGCCGATACAGCCACCCTGAAGCCTTACCGCTACCGGAGGGATATTAATGAAGGAGGTCGTGTGATGTACGAGGACGCACGCTTCAGCCATAAGAAAAACAAAGTATATACAATGGTAAGGAAGGAAAAGGAAGTCAGAGTGGATTCTGTAACCTTTGGTTCCTGTGTGGTGGATGTAATGACTGCCATTTACTATGCCCGCTGCATGGATTTTAATAAATACAAAGTGAACGATACTATTCCGTTGAATCTGTACCTGGAAAACCAGACACATTCGGTGTTTATCCGGTATCTGGGTAAGGAAGAGAAGCAGATTGGTAAACTGGGGAAGATTAAATGTATCAAATTCAGTCCTTTGCTGATCGAAGGCACTATCTTTTCGGGGGGAGAGGGTATGACGGTGTGGGCTACGGATGATCACCGGAAAATTCCCGTTTATGTCGAAACGCCTATACTTGTGGGCAAGGTGAAGGTGATGATATCGAAAAAACCATAA
- a CDS encoding NAD(P) transhydrogenase subunit alpha — translation MENILDFFTSNREMIYFVILSIFVGVEVIGGVPSVLHTPLMSGANAIHGVVIIGAILVMLQIDPENTLSLVLGTLAVFLGTLNVVGGFVVTDRMLEMFKKKK, via the coding sequence ATGGAAAACATCTTAGATTTCTTCACTTCTAACCGCGAAATGATCTACTTCGTTATCCTCTCCATCTTTGTGGGAGTTGAAGTGATCGGCGGAGTGCCTTCTGTACTCCATACACCTTTGATGTCTGGTGCCAATGCCATTCACGGGGTGGTGATCATCGGTGCTATTCTGGTTATGTTGCAGATCGATCCTGAAAACACTCTTTCGCTCGTGCTCGGTACACTGGCAGTATTCCTCGGAACCCTGAACGTGGTTGGTGGATTCGTGGTGACAGACCGCATGCTCGAAATGTTCAAAAAGAAAAAGTAA
- a CDS encoding T9SS type A sorting domain-containing protein — translation MKKLSLAVITLFISCHLFSQCHYVPSTSSLTDSVTWSFTGGSFQSYGCAPIDPTRWLSGGGMSVTMTFTNPEDYPMIRVWGMNDDDVVSVTVNGSPYTMNYSTATYLPKVVCGLSPGPDGVYFIGGNIVGSNTNAQGNYSYSDVMLLTTGVNTITVTGIAGAGWGFAGVSVNCSEITGMNSGTQPEPFHIFPIPVSNQLNVISTFGENFQLEISNAYGQLVLSEKRTSQDHTQIDVSDLPDGIYIVVLRTGSHAFSKPFLISR, via the coding sequence ATGAAAAAATTATCACTTGCGGTAATAACCCTCTTTATTTCATGCCATCTTTTCTCCCAATGCCACTATGTGCCTTCCACATCTAGTCTTACGGATAGTGTAACATGGTCTTTCACCGGCGGCTCTTTCCAGAGTTACGGTTGTGCTCCCATTGACCCTACGCGATGGCTCAGCGGAGGTGGAATGAGTGTGACCATGACCTTTACCAATCCTGAAGATTATCCGATGATACGGGTCTGGGGAATGAACGACGATGATGTGGTGAGTGTAACCGTAAATGGAAGTCCGTATACCATGAATTATTCCACAGCCACCTATCTTCCAAAAGTGGTTTGCGGTCTTTCTCCCGGGCCTGATGGAGTCTATTTCATTGGAGGTAATATCGTGGGAAGCAATACAAATGCTCAGGGAAATTATTCCTATTCCGATGTGATGCTCCTGACCACCGGAGTGAATACCATCACAGTAACCGGAATCGCCGGTGCAGGCTGGGGATTTGCCGGGGTTTCGGTGAATTGTTCGGAAATTACGGGAATGAATTCCGGAACACAACCTGAGCCGTTTCACATCTTCCCCATCCCGGTTTCCAATCAACTTAATGTGATTTCAACCTTTGGTGAGAATTTTCAGCTTGAAATTTCCAACGCTTATGGGCAGCTGGTGCTTTCTGAAAAGCGAACTTCACAAGACCATACACAGATAGACGTAAGCGATCTCCCGGATGGAATTTACATAGTGGTTTTGCGGACTGGAAGTCATGCCTTTTCGAAGCCATTTCTTATTTCAAGGTAA
- a CDS encoding Re/Si-specific NAD(P)(+) transhydrogenase subunit alpha gives MKLGVPKELKPRENRVALSPDVVKDLVKKGFEVVVENGAGQNSFYADEVYTAAGASLGSKDQVYSADVVLKVNAPSPDEVAKMKKDAILISFMFAATNPDLVSACEKAGVSAFSMDAVPRISRAQKMDALSSQANLAGYKAVLMCANTLGKILPMMTTAAGTIRPSKIVIFGAGVAGLQAIATAKRLGAVVEVSDIRPETKEQVESLGGKFIEVKGDTSIKIEGGYVKGVSEEFLKKQQELVAKHVKDADVVITTALIPGRKAPVLVTEDMVKSMRFGSVVLDMAVESGGNVVGSEVNKTVQKHGVTIIGEGNIPSLLPMNASELYAKNIQTFLLHLADKDKFKWEMEEEITKGSLIVHSGKAVHPSVLKAATA, from the coding sequence ATGAAGTTAGGTGTACCCAAAGAACTTAAACCAAGAGAAAACCGCGTGGCGCTCAGCCCCGACGTGGTGAAGGATCTGGTAAAGAAAGGATTCGAGGTTGTGGTGGAGAATGGAGCCGGACAAAATTCTTTCTATGCGGATGAAGTATACACTGCAGCTGGTGCAAGCCTTGGAAGTAAAGACCAGGTTTACAGTGCAGATGTGGTTCTCAAAGTAAACGCTCCATCTCCGGATGAAGTTGCAAAGATGAAGAAGGATGCAATCCTGATCTCCTTCATGTTCGCCGCTACCAACCCGGACCTGGTGTCTGCCTGCGAAAAGGCCGGAGTGAGTGCGTTCTCCATGGATGCAGTGCCCCGTATCTCCCGTGCACAAAAGATGGATGCACTTTCTTCTCAGGCTAACCTCGCCGGATATAAAGCAGTACTCATGTGTGCGAATACACTGGGAAAAATTCTTCCCATGATGACCACCGCGGCCGGAACCATCCGTCCGTCTAAGATCGTGATCTTCGGAGCCGGTGTAGCCGGACTGCAGGCGATTGCTACGGCAAAACGTCTGGGCGCTGTGGTGGAAGTTTCCGACATCCGTCCTGAAACAAAAGAGCAGGTAGAATCGCTCGGTGGAAAATTCATCGAAGTAAAAGGAGATACATCCATCAAAATTGAAGGCGGTTATGTAAAGGGCGTTTCCGAAGAATTTTTGAAAAAGCAGCAGGAGCTTGTTGCCAAGCACGTAAAGGATGCAGACGTGGTGATCACCACCGCGTTGATTCCCGGGCGTAAAGCCCCCGTACTGGTTACAGAAGATATGGTGAAATCCATGCGCTTTGGTTCTGTGGTGCTTGATATGGCCGTAGAATCCGGCGGAAACGTAGTGGGTTCTGAAGTAAACAAGACGGTGCAAAAACACGGAGTAACTATTATTGGCGAAGGAAATATTCCTTCCCTGCTCCCGATGAATGCGTCTGAATTATACGCCAAGAACATCCAGACTTTTCTCCTTCACCTCGCAGATAAAGACAAATTCAAGTGGGAGATGGAAGAGGAGATCACCAAAGGATCTCTGATTGTTCATAGTGGCAAGGCCGTTCACCCAAGTGTGTTGAAAGCAGCTACCGCCTAA
- a CDS encoding NAD(P)(+) transhydrogenase (Re/Si-specific) subunit beta — translation MKANLLEICYLIGSITFIMGLKWMGNAKTARKGNLLGAFGMTVAILGTIFLHNYEVSGMIYGLIFAAIAVGTAVGWYTAKSVQMTKMPELVSMFNGMGGACAALISLIEFHHPYELIHTAIEEGQNAETIRELIGTQVPTLLAIIAGLIIGSVSFSGSVIAFLKLNGTMNKPVRIPMYNIINNLVLIGLLGFGAYLVYSGGNYQLVWLCFAAAILYGVMFVIPIGGADMPVVISLLNSFTGLAAAFGGFLYDNKVMLTGGILVGSAGTLLTFVMCEAMNRSLANVIFGAFGGGSTATGSGPEVKGTIKDASVTDIAVMMNYSKKVVIVPGYGLAVAQAQHVIKELENILEERGVEVKYAIHPVAGRMPGHMNVLLAESNVSYDKLVEMDEINPEFEQTDVVLIVGANDVVNPAAKSDPSSPIYGMPILEVDKAKNIIVNKRSMNAGYAGIDNLLFYDPKCSMFFGDAKKALTELVAELKTMD, via the coding sequence ATGAAAGCGAATCTCTTAGAAATCTGTTACCTCATCGGTTCGATAACCTTTATTATGGGTTTAAAATGGATGGGAAATGCCAAGACAGCCCGAAAAGGAAATCTACTCGGAGCCTTCGGTATGACGGTTGCCATTCTGGGAACCATCTTCCTTCACAATTATGAGGTAAGCGGTATGATCTACGGCCTCATCTTTGCGGCTATTGCTGTGGGTACGGCTGTGGGCTGGTATACGGCAAAGTCGGTGCAAATGACCAAAATGCCTGAGCTGGTTTCCATGTTCAACGGGATGGGAGGAGCCTGTGCCGCGCTTATTTCGCTGATTGAATTCCATCATCCGTATGAACTGATCCACACCGCTATTGAAGAAGGTCAGAATGCAGAAACCATCCGCGAGCTGATCGGAACTCAGGTTCCCACACTACTTGCCATTATTGCAGGACTGATCATTGGTTCAGTTTCTTTCTCAGGTTCAGTTATTGCCTTCCTGAAATTGAATGGTACTATGAATAAGCCGGTCCGTATTCCCATGTACAACATCATCAATAACCTGGTATTGATCGGATTGCTCGGATTTGGAGCTTATCTTGTTTATTCCGGTGGGAATTATCAGCTGGTTTGGTTGTGTTTCGCCGCTGCCATCCTCTATGGAGTCATGTTTGTAATTCCGATCGGAGGGGCAGATATGCCGGTGGTCATATCTCTGTTGAACTCATTCACAGGATTAGCAGCAGCATTCGGGGGATTCCTGTACGATAATAAAGTAATGCTCACCGGAGGTATTCTTGTTGGTTCTGCCGGAACCCTCCTGACATTCGTAATGTGCGAAGCTATGAACCGTTCACTCGCCAATGTGATATTCGGTGCATTCGGAGGCGGAAGCACAGCTACAGGCAGCGGACCGGAGGTGAAGGGAACCATTAAAGATGCCAGCGTTACGGACATTGCGGTGATGATGAACTATTCCAAAAAAGTGGTGATTGTTCCCGGATACGGACTGGCTGTTGCACAGGCACAACACGTGATCAAGGAATTGGAAAACATTCTTGAAGAACGCGGTGTAGAAGTTAAATATGCCATTCACCCTGTAGCCGGCCGTATGCCCGGCCATATGAATGTATTGTTGGCGGAATCTAACGTTTCGTACGACAAGCTCGTGGAAATGGATGAGATCAACCCGGAGTTTGAACAAACCGATGTGGTGCTGATTGTTGGAGCCAACGACGTGGTGAACCCTGCTGCAAAGTCTGACCCTTCTTCACCCATTTACGGAATGCCGATCCTTGAAGTGGATAAAGCAAAGAATATCATTGTGAACAAGCGTTCCATGAATGCGGGATATGCGGGAATTGACAATCTGTTGTTCTATGATCCGAAATGTTCCATGTTCTTCGGAGACGCAAAAAAGGCGTTGACAGAGCTGGTTGCGGAACTGAAGACCATGGATTGA
- a CDS encoding gliding motility-associated C-terminal domain-containing protein, which yields MSDNLKLILYFLLPLLLLSSGNSCIAQLAAEAGNSVSACPNQTYTIGGSPTALGGSPPYSYLWTPSQGLSNPNSANPLLTPTTAVWMYYVQVTDAVGNTAIDSMNVWHQGAMFSGAGNDTGVCFGETVVLGEPGNSSSGLTFAWLPAVGLPNPSAPNPQCTINTTTTYTVTISGGICPVMTETVTVTIYALPAVSAGPDVTINEGDVTTLSASGASQYWWTPNNTLLYATTANPDAFPLTTTTYLVVGTSAEGCFGYDQVTVFVNPYDSLIFYNTFTPNNDGDNDFFYIGNVFKYPDNKLTIYNRYGNIVYMTTPYLNLWDGENFGEDVPDGTYYYIFDDGKGRKYFGSVTIIR from the coding sequence ATGTCAGATAATTTAAAACTTATCTTATATTTTCTTCTACCCTTGCTTCTTCTCAGCTCCGGGAACAGTTGCATAGCACAGCTGGCGGCAGAGGCCGGGAATTCAGTTTCAGCCTGTCCGAATCAGACCTACACTATTGGGGGGAGTCCAACCGCACTAGGCGGATCTCCACCCTATAGTTACCTATGGACCCCGTCGCAGGGCCTGAGTAATCCGAATAGCGCAAATCCCCTTTTAACTCCCACCACCGCCGTGTGGATGTATTATGTTCAGGTAACGGACGCAGTGGGTAACACCGCTATTGATTCCATGAATGTTTGGCACCAGGGAGCAATGTTTTCAGGGGCGGGTAATGACACGGGAGTTTGCTTTGGAGAAACGGTGGTACTGGGAGAGCCGGGTAATTCAAGCAGCGGTTTGACTTTTGCATGGTTGCCGGCGGTGGGATTACCGAACCCCTCCGCTCCCAATCCGCAATGCACCATCAATACCACCACCACGTATACTGTTACTATCTCAGGTGGGATATGTCCGGTGATGACGGAGACCGTTACCGTAACGATCTATGCACTGCCGGCTGTATCAGCAGGTCCGGATGTTACCATTAACGAAGGAGATGTTACTACGCTGTCGGCCTCCGGTGCCTCGCAATACTGGTGGACACCAAACAATACACTATTATATGCCACAACGGCAAATCCGGATGCTTTTCCACTGACCACTACTACCTATCTAGTGGTTGGCACCAGTGCTGAAGGCTGTTTTGGCTACGATCAGGTTACCGTATTTGTGAACCCGTATGACAGCCTGATCTTTTACAACACCTTCACTCCCAACAACGATGGTGACAATGATTTTTTCTATATCGGGAACGTATTCAAGTATCCCGACAACAAACTCACTATTTACAACCGCTACGGAAATATTGTATATATGACCACCCCCTATTTGAATTTATGGGACGGTGAAAACTTTGGTGAAGATGTTCCTGACGGAACGTATTATTATATTTTTGATGACGGGAAAGGGAGAAAGTATTTCGGATCTGTAACCATCATTCGATGA